The following are encoded in a window of Rubellicoccus peritrichatus genomic DNA:
- a CDS encoding rhomboid family intramembrane serine protease: MLGVNQNQAESLDLPEGQVAVAAFRRRKPAEDYALVILAMKLPYWLHHHEKRYYLCVENDQAEAALEQLERYHKESRGWPSIRSLSIEHGSAHPVSLVIYALILMGFFYAQEQIPNLDRKGMMDTFAISKQTQWWRPITALTLHADIGHLAGNVLSGICFGLLINRIFGYGLGWLLIILSGALGNLMTLWVHLPQRHLALGASTAIFGALGILVGHAVVTHFVTSERGAWKRSVIPIIGGLTVLGLTGLAGDNVDISGHVCGFIVGSLFGLTISRFALKKIPDKAAQAALGVICLVLLTTAWIAALTKGFSQSLF, from the coding sequence ATGTTAGGAGTTAATCAGAATCAAGCGGAATCCCTCGATTTGCCCGAGGGCCAGGTCGCGGTAGCAGCATTCCGCCGCCGGAAGCCAGCAGAGGATTATGCACTGGTCATTCTGGCGATGAAACTCCCCTACTGGCTTCATCATCATGAGAAACGTTACTATCTTTGTGTTGAAAACGACCAGGCGGAGGCTGCTTTAGAACAACTGGAACGCTATCATAAAGAGAGCCGGGGCTGGCCCAGTATTCGCAGTTTGTCCATCGAACATGGTTCGGCCCACCCTGTCTCGCTTGTTATTTATGCGCTTATCCTGATGGGCTTTTTCTACGCCCAGGAGCAAATCCCGAATCTGGACCGGAAGGGAATGATGGATACATTCGCTATCAGTAAACAGACACAGTGGTGGCGGCCAATCACAGCACTGACGCTGCATGCCGACATTGGCCATCTGGCCGGAAATGTTCTATCAGGTATCTGCTTCGGTCTGCTGATTAATCGAATTTTTGGTTATGGCCTCGGCTGGCTGCTGATTATACTGAGTGGCGCACTCGGAAACCTAATGACGCTCTGGGTCCACCTTCCGCAGAGGCATCTGGCACTGGGAGCGTCAACCGCGATTTTTGGAGCGCTTGGCATCCTCGTTGGGCACGCCGTGGTGACTCACTTTGTCACCAGCGAACGCGGTGCCTGGAAGAGAAGCGTCATTCCAATCATTGGTGGTTTGACTGTGCTTGGCCTGACCGGCTTGGCCGGAGATAATGTCGATATCTCCGGCCATGTTTGTGGCTTCATCGTTGGATCTCTTTTTGGTCTGACGATCAGTCGGTTTGCACTCAAAAAGATTCCTGACAAGGCAGCCCAGGCAGCTCTTGGCGTCATTTGCCTTGTCCTTTTAACCACTGCCTGGATTGCTGCTTTAACCAAGGGCTTTAGCCAAAGTCTTTTTTAA
- a CDS encoding cytidine/deoxycytidylate deaminase family protein: MKDVVKEELPNIDSDVAENRIDSVAELVAGWNGRPSWDEYFMATTFLIASRSACERLNVGCVLVSGGEHRNRIIAAGYNGFLPGSPHLSRVRDGHEQATVHAEQNAIADAARRGISVQGATAYITHFPCVNCAKIIIAAGVKAVKYHNDYRNDPIAKELFEEAGISLIQL; encoded by the coding sequence ATGAAAGACGTGGTCAAGGAAGAGCTTCCAAATATTGATTCCGATGTCGCTGAGAATCGCATCGATTCTGTTGCCGAGCTAGTAGCTGGATGGAATGGACGACCGTCTTGGGATGAGTATTTCATGGCGACAACGTTTCTCATTGCATCACGCTCTGCCTGCGAACGGCTTAATGTTGGTTGCGTTCTGGTGTCTGGTGGTGAGCACCGTAATCGAATCATTGCTGCTGGTTACAATGGTTTTTTGCCCGGCTCACCGCATCTTTCCCGGGTTCGGGATGGTCATGAGCAGGCGACCGTTCATGCGGAACAAAATGCGATTGCTGATGCTGCCCGAAGGGGGATCTCAGTCCAGGGAGCAACGGCTTACATCACTCACTTCCCATGTGTGAATTGCGCGAAGATCATTATCGCTGCCGGGGTCAAAGCAGTGAAATACCATAATGATTACAGGAATGACCCGATTGCTAAGGAGCTGTTTGAGGAAGCTGGTATTTCACTGATTCAGCTTTGA
- the scpB gene encoding SMC-Scp complex subunit ScpB, whose amino-acid sequence MVFNLKKILKALLFSTSEPLSIRDIQAVITRYHEQADDEPEEEPIVEGAPQSGESEQVELDGIMRQVPSLLTATQIRDGMDAIAQELIDKDDVYRLVQGPAGYRLTTAPEYADWVRLFRKEPKPMKLSQAAMETLAIIAYRQPVTRAEMEAIRGVSIDSALNKLLELELAHIVGRADLPGRPIQYGTADKFLEYTGTRSIEELPASDVLSSGQITEWIRKATNREEPISDTDVGLPASEPIPEDSSGTPELLKTSEPAQNSDLDETTDIADASDTAEEIEPSPSS is encoded by the coding sequence ATGGTCTTTAACCTCAAAAAAATCCTTAAGGCGCTGTTGTTTTCAACCTCAGAGCCGCTTTCGATACGCGATATCCAGGCGGTGATCACGCGCTATCACGAGCAGGCGGATGATGAGCCGGAGGAAGAACCGATTGTTGAAGGTGCTCCACAAAGTGGTGAGAGCGAGCAAGTCGAGCTTGATGGCATTATGCGTCAGGTTCCGTCTTTGTTAACCGCAACCCAGATTCGCGATGGTATGGATGCCATTGCCCAGGAGTTGATTGATAAGGACGATGTCTATCGTTTGGTTCAAGGTCCTGCCGGTTATCGATTGACCACAGCCCCGGAGTATGCCGACTGGGTAAGACTTTTTCGCAAGGAGCCCAAGCCGATGAAATTGAGCCAGGCTGCGATGGAAACGCTCGCCATTATTGCTTACCGGCAACCTGTTACGAGGGCCGAAATGGAGGCAATTCGCGGTGTTTCGATTGATAGTGCACTGAACAAGTTGCTTGAGCTGGAGCTGGCCCATATTGTCGGGCGTGCGGATTTACCTGGGCGACCGATCCAGTATGGTACGGCGGACAAGTTTTTAGAATACACTGGCACGCGCTCGATTGAAGAGTTGCCCGCATCGGATGTGCTTTCATCCGGGCAGATCACCGAATGGATTCGCAAGGCGACCAACCGGGAGGAGCCGATATCGGATACTGATGTTGGACTTCCTGCGAGTGAGCCAATTCCTGAAGACAGCTCAGGAACGCCAGAGCTCCTTAAGACCTCAGAACCAGCTCAGAACTCAGATCTGGACGAGACTACAGATATTGCAGATGCCTCGGATACGGCTGAAGAGATTGAGCCTTCACCATCATCTTAG
- the gcvT gene encoding glycine cleavage system aminomethyltransferase GcvT: MSDLLKTPLFDFHLEHGGRMVPFAGYEMPVQYAGILQEHLAVRKHAGLFDVSHMGEARVLGPQALEMLNHVATNDVSCVLDGGAVYSPLCNEEGGVVDDVIIYRHSAINLMVVLNASNKDKDVAWLKRFAKDFDCEVIDESNQWAQLALQGPRAFAILEDAGFHSDIESLKRFRFSELEAHSVNAGEGPLIVSRTGYTGEDGVELYCRPESAMPLARHLLKAGKAHGLELAGLGCRDSLRLEAGYPLYGHEIDDTISPLEAGLGWTVKLSKDSDFVGRGMLEAQKSNGTERKLVHFIVEDRRIARQGSPVFSGDREVGIVVSGTQSPVLDKPIGSALILAGTNVDGLEADVRNKRLKLSVAKPPLNK, translated from the coding sequence ATGTCTGATCTGCTTAAGACACCACTCTTTGATTTTCATTTGGAACATGGTGGACGCATGGTCCCCTTTGCTGGCTACGAGATGCCTGTCCAGTATGCCGGCATCCTTCAGGAGCATTTGGCTGTGCGGAAGCATGCCGGTCTTTTTGACGTCAGTCACATGGGGGAAGCGCGAGTGCTGGGCCCGCAGGCTCTTGAGATGCTCAACCACGTGGCGACTAATGATGTTTCCTGTGTCCTTGATGGGGGGGCAGTCTATTCTCCACTTTGCAATGAGGAAGGTGGGGTTGTTGATGATGTTATTATTTACCGTCATTCGGCGATCAACCTCATGGTTGTTTTGAATGCTTCCAATAAGGATAAAGATGTCGCCTGGCTGAAGCGTTTTGCGAAAGATTTCGATTGCGAAGTCATTGACGAGTCGAACCAGTGGGCTCAGTTGGCTTTGCAAGGCCCACGTGCCTTTGCTATTCTTGAGGATGCAGGCTTTCATAGCGATATTGAAAGCCTGAAGCGTTTTCGTTTCAGTGAATTGGAGGCGCATTCCGTCAATGCTGGTGAAGGACCATTGATTGTGAGCCGGACTGGCTATACAGGCGAAGATGGGGTAGAGCTTTATTGCCGTCCTGAGTCTGCAATGCCACTGGCTCGCCATCTTTTAAAAGCAGGCAAAGCCCATGGCCTTGAGCTTGCCGGTCTGGGTTGTCGTGACAGCCTTCGTTTGGAGGCTGGCTATCCGCTTTACGGACATGAGATCGATGATACGATTTCTCCGCTTGAAGCCGGTCTTGGCTGGACGGTCAAATTGAGCAAGGATAGCGATTTTGTCGGTCGTGGTATGCTCGAAGCTCAAAAAAGCAATGGGACCGAGCGTAAGCTGGTGCACTTCATCGTCGAAGATCGCCGAATTGCCCGTCAGGGAAGTCCCGTTTTCTCTGGTGATCGTGAAGTCGGGATTGTTGTCTCTGGTACGCAATCGCCTGTTCTGGATAAACCGATCGGCAGTGCATTGATTTTAGCTGGAACCAACGTGGATGGACTTGAAGCTGACGTGAGAAACAAACGCCTCAAGCTATCGGTGGCCAAACCACCATTGAATAAGTAG
- a CDS encoding YqgE/AlgH family protein: MDFKEAMGDNLSGSLLIAHPSLVDPNFKHSVVLVSADSPEDGTLGVVINKPIGKTLGEQSIDFAIGTLADVPIYMGGPVQTDQILLAAWHWQPEVGIFRMHFGISEDKAKELIEIEPATQVRAFMGYSGWGKGQLNHEREQNAWLISPVSDPSIQEVDGDDMWREMISKIQPELLFLSDVPDDPSLN; encoded by the coding sequence ATGGATTTCAAAGAAGCGATGGGCGATAATCTTTCTGGCTCATTGCTTATTGCCCATCCCTCTCTGGTTGACCCTAATTTCAAGCACTCAGTGGTGCTGGTTTCGGCAGACTCTCCTGAAGATGGGACGCTTGGCGTGGTTATTAATAAGCCCATCGGTAAGACTCTGGGGGAGCAGAGCATTGATTTCGCAATCGGCACGCTCGCAGATGTCCCCATCTACATGGGAGGTCCGGTTCAGACCGATCAAATTCTGCTGGCAGCCTGGCACTGGCAGCCCGAAGTCGGGATTTTCCGCATGCATTTCGGTATTTCTGAGGATAAGGCCAAAGAACTCATCGAGATTGAGCCAGCAACCCAGGTTCGTGCTTTCATGGGTTATTCCGGATGGGGCAAAGGTCAGCTCAATCATGAGCGGGAGCAAAACGCCTGGTTAATATCGCCAGTCAGCGATCCGAGCATCCAGGAAGTGGATGGTGATGACATGTGGCGTGAGATGATCAGCAAGATCCAACCAGAATTACTCTTCCTTAGTGATGTCCCGGATGATCCATCACTGAATTGA